Within the Leptospira stimsonii genome, the region TGGAGATGTCTTGTTTTCTTGCAAATCAAACCGATTTACGTAAAAGAATGGCAGTTAGAGCTCGAAAAAAAGCTCTCGAATGCACATGGGAAAAAGTGGCGGAATCTCTCGAAAGTATCTATTCCGAATATTCCATTTCCTTAATTCGTAATTCGGAAAAGACCAAACCGAATCTTTCTTCGTTCCGAATTGCGGAATCAAGAAGCTGAGTCCTGGGGAATGACAAGAGATTCTTTTAGAATATCCCTTGTAGTAACGATTCCCGCTATTTCACCTAGATTATCCATAACCGGTAGACAGGATATTTTATAGCGTATCATAAGTTCGATTGCATATCGTATCGTCTGATCTTCGGAAGCGGTAATTAAAAACGGACTCATCAACTGAGAGGCGGTTTTTTTCCGCGTGAGATCGTCTTGAACCCTCTCCAATCTCGTTCCGATAAAAGGACTGATTGCCTTTAAATAATCACGATCGGAAATCACACCGATGAGTTTCTTTTGATCGTCGATTACGAGCAGATGATGAAACTCCAAATTATCGAAAATTTTCCCGATTCGGGATACCGGATCGTCCAAGTTGACGGTAACGATTCTTGTGGTCATCACCTGTTTAAGAGGCTTGTTTAAATCCATAACTTATAACCTGATTTGACGAAAATACACGCAAAGAAGATTTCAAGCGGTTCGCCTAACCTGAGTAATGAAATCGAAAAAAAAATGTTCAGGTTTCTTTTTTTTCTTGTACTTTATCGAATTTTCCCATAATGACCGAGTAATTCCAGGGCAAGGAGAGTTTTGCCTATGAATTTAAAATCAAATCGGTTCCTTCAAAAGAAAGACGCTTATCGTAAGGAAGAATTTCGCCAGAAACAAATCAGCTCTCTCAGAATCGGAAGTTTTCAAATAAGAATGCGAAAACAAAGAAACCGATATCGAGGAAGAGAAAAAAGGACGATTTGATTTTTTTGAAATCCGGTATTAACCGATTCTCGTATAACCTTTTACTCTTTTAAAAGGAAAGGTTTATGCCCGACACAAGCGTTTTCAGCCTTTATTCGATGGCGGTTCTCTATATTCTCGCGGGAATTCTTCATTTTGTAATTCCGAAGTTCTATTTGAGAATCATGCCTCCCTACATTCCTTATCCGAAATTCGTTGTTTGGATTAGCGGGCTTATCGAAATTGGACTCGGTTTACTTCTCTTCTTTCCGGAAACAAGATCGATCGGAGCATGGGGAACCATTCTCCTCCTAATCGCCGTCTTCCCTGCAAATCTCTACCACTATCAATCCAGAAGAAAAACCGATCCTCCAAAATGGACTCTTTTTCTTCGACTTCCATTACAAATCGTTTTGATTTACTGGGCTTATACTTTCATATAGAATAATATTTTTATAATATATTAATTCGAATACTTCTTTAATTCTTCCATTCCGGGAAGATTGGAAAGATCCGGTACGATTACGATCTCGATTCTTCGATTTGCGGATCTGTTTTCGGGCGATGTGTTCGGAAGTGCGGGCCTGGAGGCTCCCATCGAAGCCGCGCTGATTCTTATCTCGGGCATTCCGGCTTTTACCATGGTATGGAGTACATTCAATGCCCTAGAAGAAGCTAATTCCCAATTCGTATAACCTTTGATTCCAGTTGGGGTATCGTCCGTGTGGCCTTCGATTTGAAAACGTTTTCCGTCTAAAGAGGCGAGAAGAGTTGTCACTTCTCGGATCGCCGCCGTACCGGAAGGGGAAAGAAAAGCCGATCCCACCGGGAAAAGAATATCCGATGAAAGAACGACCACCATTCTTCCGTCGATAATCTTAATCTTTAGTTTTCCGGAATCGATCATGGATTGAAAAGTCGCCATGAGGCCTTTGTATTCGCGAATACGTTTGTCCGATTCTTCTTGAATTCGTTTTAACTCTTCTAAGGAATTAAAGAGACCTTCTTTTTCGCTTATAATTCTCTGATTTTCAAGTTTGGAATCCTCATAGGCCTTCAAAAGAGAATCGTATTTCGAATTCGAGACACAGTTCGCGAGAGAGGCAAGAAAAATGAACAGAAGAAGAGTCTTAGATTGCATAGAATTCCATCCCAATAGTATCTTTTAAGAATGTCGGCCGAATCGAAAAAAACAAAAGAGGGATATGAATGGATAAAAAAATCTTTTCATCGTGTATATCCTCGACTAAACTACATAAGAAGAGAACAAAATGAACGGATCCATTTCTAAAATACGCACAATTCTCCCTTTATTATCGCTTTTAGCCGTCTTTTACGCACCGTATTTTCTCCTTTCTCAAGATAGAACTCCAGCGGGAACCTCCGTCACCGGTAAACCGAGCGAAGAAAAAAGAGAATTGAGAGTTTTTCTAGAGGAAGTCAGAAGAAATCTGAGGGACTCGGGATACAATGTAGAAAAAAAGCACCAGTTCAATGGCGCAGTTTTTAAAGGGAACTCGGTGATTTATAAGATTCATCTTCCTTCCATCCAGGAAGACGGAACTCAAAAATACAAATTAGGAATCGGCCTTGCCCACGATGATGCCGCTCATTCTTTCCTTGTTCAAATTTATAGAAGTGATAAAAAAGATAAGAAGATCGCTCCGATTTTTTCAGCTTACGCGGATCCCGTCTTTTTTTACGAGTTCGATTACACGAGTTCAGGGAATCATTTTCTCGTGGAAATCACTTTAGAAGATTCCACTTTGAATGTGGCGAATTTTGAGCTCTTGTTTAGCACTCTCATAAGTTATCAAGGAAATGAAAATAAGAAAGAGAGTAAAGGTCAATATAATCCGAATCAAAACAATCCCGGATTCGGACCTTCGCCTTCGATTTTGCCTAACGATACCAGGAATTATTTCGAGGTTTTTAAAAAAGAATTTTGACGTTTGAGTGTGCGAATATTAAGATATTTGAAAAAACGTTTTAGAATCAATATATAAAAAAAAGATCTCTAAGACCGGAGATACAAAGCAAGTGTTAAGAAAAGACGGAAGTCCCCTTTATCCGTTAAATAGGGACTATAAAAATTCTCGAGAAAGAATTTTAGAGGGTGCGGCAATCGCCTTCTCTAAAAAAGGATTTCATGGAACGTCATTACGAGAAATCAGCAAAGAATGTGGTTTAGAACAACCTAGTATCTATCATCATTTCCATTCTAAAGAAAATCTTTTTAGGAAGGCGCTCATCGCAACGCATCTTCTCATTCTCAATGAAATTAGAAGAAGGGTTGTTCGTGACAAAGGACTTCACACAGAAGTAATTTCCATTTTTAGAGCAATCGCGTTAACAGCCAAAGAATACCCCGATAAAGCCAGACTTCCATTTAGTTTAATCTATTCCGCACCCGTAAATTTGCAAAATGAATACACGGAACGATACGGAAGTCAGTATAGGAGATTGCTTGAAGTCGCTTTTGAAAGAAACGAATTGATTCAGAGGAAGGAAGAGAAACTTTCCCTCTGTGTCGACCTTCTCCATAGTTTAGTTTTAGCATGTTCCGTGGAGGCTTTGTATCTGGACCGAGTTCGTGGTCTCGAGGAAAGGATCGAGTTGATCTTGGGGATTTAGGGTCGGAACTCCGGACTATGATTTACCGAACGAGGACGGGGTAAAAGGGGATTTCGCTGTGGAAAAAAGTCGGAACTCCGTGTAATTTTTACAAAAAAACGTCCATCACCGTGCTCTCCGCGAGAACTTCTCGGAACCGTTTCCGGTATGAGCGGACAAAATAAAAAAACAAATAGGTTCTTCCATGAAAAGCAATTAAAAGGCTCAAGAAGAGCGAATTATTTTACTTCTGATCTTTATGTTCCTTTGCAACTTTACCCTTATGCTTTAGAAAGAATCAAAAAGCATAAAAGTCTCAGTGTATACCTTGAGATTCTCTTAAACGAGTATAAAGAAGAAGCAATTCAAACGCAGAAACCGAACTCCTTAGAAAGAATCTCTTATCAGAAGAAATCACAAGATCTAAAAAGAATCTCATTTCGCCCTAAAGCAAAAGACTGGGCGGAACTCCGAACAGTATCGAGGTATTTAGGAATTTCAATGTGTAAAACCTTCGTTCTTCTTTTAGAAATGGAAAGAAGAGATGAAAAAGGAATTTCTTTCAAAATATCCGAGAAAGCAAAATATAGAATTCAGAGCCTAATTCAAAAATTCTCCCATAAAAGAGATCAAATAACATTTGAATTGATTGTAGATTGGTAAAAGAATAAATTACGAAACGTAAAGGAAGGAAATATCTTGATAAAAACGGGTTTAA harbors:
- a CDS encoding TetR/AcrR family transcriptional regulator; the protein is MLRKDGSPLYPLNRDYKNSRERILEGAAIAFSKKGFHGTSLREISKECGLEQPSIYHHFHSKENLFRKALIATHLLILNEIRRRVVRDKGLHTEVISIFRAIALTAKEYPDKARLPFSLIYSAPVNLQNEYTERYGSQYRRLLEVAFERNELIQRKEEKLSLCVDLLHSLVLACSVEALYLDRVRGLEERIELILGI
- a CDS encoding OmpA/MotB family protein, which produces MQSKTLLLFIFLASLANCVSNSKYDSLLKAYEDSKLENQRIISEKEGLFNSLEELKRIQEESDKRIREYKGLMATFQSMIDSGKLKIKIIDGRMVVVLSSDILFPVGSAFLSPSGTAAIREVTTLLASLDGKRFQIEGHTDDTPTGIKGYTNWELASSRALNVLHTMVKAGMPEIRISAASMGASRPALPNTSPENRSANRRIEIVIVPDLSNLPGMEELKKYSN
- a CDS encoding CBS domain-containing protein; the encoded protein is MDLNKPLKQVMTTRIVTVNLDDPVSRIGKIFDNLEFHHLLVIDDQKKLIGVISDRDYLKAISPFIGTRLERVQDDLTRKKTASQLMSPFLITASEDQTIRYAIELMIRYKISCLPVMDNLGEIAGIVTTRDILKESLVIPQDSAS
- a CDS encoding DoxX family protein, which produces MPDTSVFSLYSMAVLYILAGILHFVIPKFYLRIMPPYIPYPKFVVWISGLIEIGLGLLLFFPETRSIGAWGTILLLIAVFPANLYHYQSRRKTDPPKWTLFLRLPLQIVLIYWAYTFI
- a CDS encoding DUF1564 family protein — protein: MSGQNKKTNRFFHEKQLKGSRRANYFTSDLYVPLQLYPYALERIKKHKSLSVYLEILLNEYKEEAIQTQKPNSLERISYQKKSQDLKRISFRPKAKDWAELRTVSRYLGISMCKTFVLLLEMERRDEKGISFKISEKAKYRIQSLIQKFSHKRDQITFELIVDW